The Hornefia porci genome contains the following window.
GCTTGGTGTTGACCTTGGACCACTTACTTGAGCCCTTCTTCTTATATTTGATCTGATATTTCGCGCCTTTAATCTTTTTCACGGAAACGGTGGCTTTCTTTGTTCCTGCCTTAAGCCCGGTAATCTTTGCAGTCGCGATTTTCGGAGCCCTGACAGTGACAGTCGACGCCTCGCCGAAGATTTTGCCTGTAATATCTGCGCCGGTCCAGCTCTTAATATTGACGGTTCCTGTCGGCGCAATTGTATAGGTACCCGGCTTTGTCAGAGTAAACGTCGCTGCACCGTTCTTGTAGTATGTCTTGACGGCGGTCAGTTTTCCGGTACTCTTATCGACTGTATTCAGCGTCGCGGCAGCCGGCCTGATGGTGCTGCCGCTTCCGGCGTCATACACTGAGACCTTTGCCGTGATTTTCTCGCCTGCCGTCGCGGTGTACGCGGTCTTTGTCAGATAACTGTACTGGTCCGAGTAGTTTTTGTCGCTGTAGGCTCCCGCAAAAAGCTTGTCTCCGCTCTTCACCGCGATTTCAGAAACGCCCTTCGCATTATATTTGCCGTTTGTAAA
Protein-coding sequences here:
- a CDS encoding fibronectin type III domain-containing protein — protein: MKKFSRALIAVLALTMVMAFMPGMAFAEGTASQKATVTFSAGIPNQYDMVNEKVTATGDLAEKYFPELKTVEADGVSYADVLVAATIQKYGEDKVTEYLGLSRTDYGSLVTKQFGHDIVGYYFTNGKYNAKGVSEIAVKSGDKLFAGAYSDKNYSDQYSYLTKTAYTATAGEKITAKVSVYDAGSGSTIRPAAATLNTVDKSTGKLTAVKTYYKNGAATFTLTKPGTYTIAPTGTVNIKSWTGADITGKIFGEASTVTVRAPKIATAKITGLKAGTKKATVSVKKIKGAKYQIKYKKKGSSKWSKVNTKLTKKTIKNLKKGKKYSVKVRAYKTVGGKNYFGKFSATKTVKVK